In Sulfuracidifex metallicus DSM 6482 = JCM 9184, a single window of DNA contains:
- a CDS encoding aspartate aminotransferase family protein, which produces MDYSEIVREHSFGTWRKQSGWKPINLISAKGSWLYDDKGRSYLDFSSQLVNVNLGHGNERVIKSIEEGLMDVQYVSPAFATKARANAIKSLLEVVPKGIHKFFFSTSGTEANEAAVKISKLVKSPKYKVVSRYRSYHGSTLASMSLTGDYRRWFTEPNSMPGVVRVPEPYCFRCPLKLKYPDCGIACANYVDYVLKQEGNVSAVIMEPITGTNGVVVPPKEYLPMIRKITKENDVLFIADEVMTGWGRTGEWFAVNLWGIEPDIITTAKGASASYLPVGVTGVSKEISDFFEDHMFAHGHTFEAHPVVLSTIPAVIDEYKKLDLLSHVKEMSSYVEKRLNEIKEKHKSVGDVRGIGLFWGVELIKDDKMTPVGTYEDKYNGKPTTVDKITSYMMERGVYIFGGASWLVISPPLIINKEEIDKGLNVLDDALQISDQEFHENRSK; this is translated from the coding sequence ATGGACTACTCTGAAATTGTCAGGGAGCATTCCTTCGGAACTTGGAGAAAACAGTCTGGGTGGAAGCCGATAAATTTGATTTCTGCTAAGGGATCTTGGCTTTACGATGACAAGGGAAGATCCTACCTTGACTTTTCCTCTCAGCTGGTTAACGTGAACTTAGGTCACGGAAACGAGAGAGTCATCAAATCAATAGAGGAAGGTCTAATGGACGTTCAATATGTTTCTCCTGCATTCGCAACTAAGGCTAGGGCAAACGCAATTAAATCACTCTTAGAGGTTGTGCCTAAAGGTATTCACAAGTTCTTCTTTTCCACTTCAGGTACTGAAGCTAATGAGGCAGCGGTGAAGATATCTAAACTGGTAAAATCACCTAAATATAAGGTAGTATCTAGATACAGGTCATATCATGGATCTACCTTGGCTTCCATGTCACTTACCGGAGACTATAGGAGATGGTTCACTGAACCTAATTCTATGCCTGGAGTTGTGAGAGTTCCCGAGCCTTATTGTTTCAGATGTCCCCTGAAACTGAAGTATCCAGATTGCGGTATAGCTTGTGCAAATTACGTAGATTATGTATTGAAACAGGAAGGCAATGTTTCGGCAGTGATAATGGAGCCTATTACTGGGACAAACGGAGTCGTGGTTCCTCCTAAGGAGTATCTCCCTATGATTAGAAAGATAACTAAGGAAAATGATGTGCTTTTCATAGCAGATGAAGTGATGACGGGTTGGGGTAGAACAGGAGAGTGGTTCGCGGTTAACTTATGGGGCATTGAACCTGATATAATAACTACCGCAAAGGGAGCATCGGCTTCATATCTCCCAGTTGGTGTAACTGGAGTTTCCAAGGAGATATCAGACTTCTTCGAGGATCACATGTTCGCTCATGGACATACATTTGAAGCCCATCCGGTTGTACTTTCAACAATTCCAGCTGTAATAGATGAATATAAGAAACTGGATCTGTTAAGTCACGTTAAGGAAATGTCTTCCTATGTGGAGAAGAGATTAAACGAAATTAAGGAAAAACATAAGAGCGTTGGTGATGTGAGGGGAATAGGATTATTTTGGGGAGTGGAACTAATAAAGGATGACAAGATGACGCCTGTAGGAACTTATGAGGACAAATATAACGGTAAACCTACGACAGTAGACAAGATTACTTCTTACATGATGGAAAGAGGAGTCTATATATTCGGAGGTGCTTCATGGCTTGTAATATCACCGCCATTAATAATTAACAAGGAAGAGATAGATAAGGGATTAAATGTGTTGGACGATGCACTCCAAATATCAGATCAGGAATTTCATGAAAACAGGAGTAAGTAA
- a CDS encoding metallophosphoesterase, whose translation MGLFKRKSNNESVGKKEITKVLFTSDVHGSEIAFRKFLNAAKMYKVDALVIGGDLAGKTLVPIVDVGEGKYEIQGEQVGKEGLSTVIQEFKKSGTYYTIVDKKEYKEMLEDKRKVDERFNEAIKNVLEDWVSIAKEKLKDNPIPLYVNLGNDDPMFMFDVVESSEVMEKSEGTILELGSHEMVSFGYVNPTPWNTPREMKEEEIYGYLKKEVEKLKEPSTAIFNFHAPPYGTNLDNAPLLSKDLKPVVKGGDVVMTHVGSTSIRKLIEEYSPMLGIHGHIHESRAFDKIGKTVVINPGSEYGEGILHATYIVLEREKVKTHQFVLG comes from the coding sequence ATGGGTCTGTTTAAAAGAAAGTCAAACAACGAAAGTGTAGGAAAGAAAGAAATTACCAAAGTTCTCTTTACTTCAGATGTACATGGCTCAGAGATAGCCTTTAGGAAATTTCTAAATGCCGCAAAGATGTATAAAGTTGATGCTTTGGTTATAGGCGGAGACTTGGCAGGTAAGACCCTAGTTCCCATAGTAGATGTTGGGGAAGGCAAATACGAAATTCAAGGTGAACAAGTAGGCAAAGAAGGTTTATCTACAGTAATTCAGGAATTCAAGAAAAGCGGAACCTATTATACGATAGTTGATAAAAAGGAATACAAGGAGATGTTGGAGGACAAAAGAAAGGTGGACGAGAGATTTAATGAAGCTATAAAGAACGTACTTGAGGATTGGGTATCAATTGCAAAAGAGAAATTGAAGGATAACCCAATCCCGTTGTACGTCAACTTGGGAAATGATGATCCCATGTTTATGTTTGACGTTGTAGAATCTTCTGAGGTGATGGAGAAAAGTGAAGGCACTATACTGGAACTAGGATCTCATGAGATGGTCTCCTTTGGGTATGTAAATCCTACTCCGTGGAATACTCCCAGGGAAATGAAAGAAGAGGAAATATACGGTTATCTAAAGAAGGAAGTTGAGAAACTCAAGGAACCTTCAACTGCAATTTTCAATTTCCATGCACCTCCATACGGCACTAATCTAGATAACGCTCCTCTGCTCTCCAAGGATCTCAAGCCAGTAGTAAAGGGAGGGGACGTTGTGATGACTCATGTAGGATCTACTTCAATAAGGAAGTTGATTGAGGAATACAGTCCAATGTTAGGTATACATGGTCATATACATGAGTCCAGAGCTTTCGATAAGATAGGGAAGACTGTTGTAATAAATCCTGGCAGTGAGTACGGCGAAGGAATTCTCCACGCGACTTACATAGTTTTGGAGCGTGAAAAGGTCAAGACCCATCAGTTTGTGTTAGGGTAA
- a CDS encoding peroxiredoxin, which yields MVKVNEKAPDFILYNTDLKPVKLNDFKGKVVVLSFFPAAFTPVCTKEMCTFRDSISKFNDMNAVVLGISVDPPFSNKAFKDHNKLNFDILSDYSREVVKKYGVSWEFPSLPGYILAKRSVFVVDKEGIVRYKWISDDPTVEPPYQEVEKVISSIS from the coding sequence ATGGTAAAGGTAAATGAGAAGGCGCCGGATTTCATTCTTTATAATACGGATTTGAAACCTGTGAAGTTAAACGACTTCAAAGGTAAGGTAGTAGTTCTCTCCTTTTTTCCAGCAGCTTTTACGCCGGTCTGTACTAAAGAGATGTGTACGTTCAGGGATAGTATAAGTAAGTTCAACGATATGAATGCCGTAGTCCTCGGAATAAGTGTAGATCCTCCGTTCAGCAATAAAGCATTCAAGGATCACAATAAACTAAACTTCGACATTCTAAGTGACTATAGTAGAGAAGTAGTAAAGAAATACGGCGTGTCATGGGAATTTCCATCCCTTCCTGGCTATATACTTGCAAAGAGATCAGTATTCGTAGTAGATAAAGAAGGAATAGTAAGGTATAAATGGATATCCGACGATCCAACGGTAGAACCTCCTTATCAGGAGGTGGAAAAGGTAATATCCTCTATTTCATAA
- a CDS encoding cytosine permease, with product MENNKQSNEKEKLIAPYNSTITNSDILPVKRNLKRWGALDFGMIWIVMSVGVLTWEYPWFGIFLGLPWGVALLMEFLGNVITLVPMIIQSHAGAKYGLAEPQVTRTRWGIWGAQLPSLVRAVIGTGWWGIQLFIFTEIVAGIYLYLSGNLGRIVMPLIKSGSANSYTISLADPTLFWSVFVGVLVAELAFLYFSPIKKGQDTLRKFSLIVGPLSILSLTAIFLYEGFRDGWNFGSLPPALRPVLSYSRSVVFSR from the coding sequence ATGGAAAACAATAAGCAAAGTAATGAAAAGGAAAAGTTGATAGCACCTTATAATTCAACTATTACAAACAGCGATATACTTCCGGTTAAACGAAACCTGAAGAGATGGGGAGCCCTAGACTTTGGAATGATATGGATCGTCATGAGCGTTGGCGTCCTAACTTGGGAATATCCATGGTTTGGTATATTTCTTGGTCTTCCTTGGGGTGTTGCTCTACTAATGGAATTCCTGGGTAACGTTATAACCTTGGTTCCCATGATCATTCAATCTCATGCTGGTGCAAAATACGGTTTAGCCGAACCTCAGGTTACAAGAACGAGGTGGGGAATATGGGGAGCCCAGTTGCCTTCTCTGGTTAGGGCCGTGATAGGAACCGGTTGGTGGGGAATACAACTCTTCATATTTACAGAGATAGTAGCAGGAATTTATCTATACTTATCGGGCAACTTAGGAAGGATAGTCATGCCATTAATCAAGAGCGGTTCTGCTAATTCTTATACAATCTCCTTAGCTGATCCTACTTTATTTTGGAGTGTCTTTGTAGGTGTTTTGGTAGCTGAGTTAGCTTTCCTCTATTTCTCTCCTATCAAGAAAGGTCAGGATACGTTAAGGAAGTTTAGTCTTATTGTAGGCCCACTTTCCATACTTTCCTTAACTGCAATTTTCCTATACGAGGGATTCAGAGATGGTTGGAATTTTGGTTCTTTACCTCCGGCCCTTCGGCCCGTTCTCTCCTATAGCCGCTCTGTCGTTTTTAGCAGGTAA
- a CDS encoding cytosine permease → MVGILVLYLRPFGPFSPIAALSFLAGNTANWLTMAISMPDLVRFSKSQKSQIYGQLVLPVTYIVFGAMSVLGTLFAYNLVHSTIIDPVLLSLLTLPAPLLMFVLLSLLLETFGVNTLANLLPPGYDISNIFPKKITWFRGVLIATAVGLALGAWSFLGSAYNFVDNWLLAYGTALGVIVGINIADYVFLKKFSLDVDAIFTKNSKYWYWKGINPASMITFGVVSAFLYAPVFGVKLGPLEVLSEVGPISGLLMGMALYLLLMRLFKLR, encoded by the coding sequence ATGGTTGGAATTTTGGTTCTTTACCTCCGGCCCTTCGGCCCGTTCTCTCCTATAGCCGCTCTGTCGTTTTTAGCAGGTAACACAGCAAATTGGCTCACTATGGCAATAAGTATGCCTGATCTAGTTAGGTTCTCGAAATCCCAGAAGTCTCAGATTTACGGTCAACTAGTTCTACCAGTAACGTATATTGTTTTTGGAGCAATGTCAGTGTTGGGAACACTCTTCGCTTATAATTTAGTTCACTCGACAATTATTGATCCAGTTCTATTGTCTCTGTTAACCTTACCAGCTCCGCTTCTCATGTTTGTACTTCTTTCTCTTTTGTTGGAGACCTTCGGAGTCAATACACTAGCTAACCTTTTGCCTCCAGGCTATGATATATCTAATATATTTCCAAAGAAGATTACTTGGTTTCGTGGAGTTTTAATAGCAACAGCAGTAGGTCTAGCTCTTGGAGCATGGAGTTTCCTTGGCTCTGCTTATAACTTCGTTGATAACTGGCTCTTAGCTTACGGCACAGCCTTGGGAGTGATAGTTGGGATAAACATTGCTGACTACGTTTTCTTGAAGAAGTTTAGTCTAGATGTGGACGCAATATTTACTAAGAACTCCAAGTATTGGTATTGGAAAGGAATAAATCCGGCTTCCATGATTACTTTCGGTGTAGTCTCAGCTTTTCTCTATGCTCCGGTCTTCGGCGTGAAGTTAGGTCCATTGGAAGTTTTATCTGAAGTTGGTCCCATCTCAGGGCTATTAATGGGAATGGCCTTATACTTACTTTTAATGAGGCTTTTCAAACTTCGATAG
- the xth gene encoding exodeoxyribonuclease III, whose amino-acid sequence MTLTKTEPLSVKFGMGIHEFDDEGRMITCEFSDFNVINVYFPNAGEGLKRLDFKLSFNKAFEQYVNSLPKPSIICGDFNVAHEEIDIARPKDNVNHAGFTPQEREWFHHFLGMGFVDTYRMFVKEGGHYSWWSYRFHAREKNIGWRIDYCVISEKLKDRVTSADILESVMGSDHAPVTLDIT is encoded by the coding sequence ATGACATTAACTAAGACAGAACCACTCTCGGTTAAGTTTGGAATGGGAATACATGAGTTCGACGATGAAGGAAGAATGATAACTTGTGAGTTCTCTGACTTTAATGTGATAAACGTATATTTCCCAAACGCAGGAGAAGGACTAAAGAGGCTTGACTTTAAGCTGTCCTTCAATAAAGCCTTCGAACAATACGTTAACTCCTTACCTAAACCATCCATTATTTGTGGAGACTTTAATGTAGCCCATGAGGAAATAGACATAGCTAGACCAAAGGATAACGTAAATCATGCTGGGTTTACCCCGCAAGAAAGGGAATGGTTTCATCACTTTCTTGGAATGGGATTCGTAGATACCTACAGGATGTTCGTAAAGGAAGGTGGACATTACTCTTGGTGGTCTTACCGGTTTCACGCCAGAGAGAAGAACATAGGCTGGAGAATTGACTACTGCGTGATTTCCGAGAAGCTAAAGGATAGAGTTACAAGTGCAGATATTCTGGAAAGTGTAATGGGCTCAGATCACGCTCCCGTAACGCTTGACATAACGTAG
- a CDS encoding creatininase family protein: protein MKLLEVTRDQVKGKVGVIAIGSVEQHGPHLPMGTDSLMAEWLASQLESSYPEEVILFPTLTYGCSFEHGNQPFIGVSYINMINFLTDLAESTKRAGLLSLIIVNGHGGNESLLDVVRRQVNFANDKFKVYLFSMVGRDKGLFNVIDMHAGSVETSRMFFLKPSLVRMEKLKEIRDFSVKEGVFQTITTDKANPYGVINVGGDVQVDPKKGEESMRNAYADLESLFLRVKQSLAINEG, encoded by the coding sequence ATGAAGCTCTTAGAAGTAACTAGAGATCAAGTAAAAGGAAAAGTAGGAGTTATAGCTATAGGAAGTGTTGAACAACACGGTCCCCATTTACCTATGGGAACTGACTCATTAATGGCAGAATGGCTTGCTTCTCAGCTGGAGTCAAGCTATCCAGAGGAGGTTATCCTTTTCCCCACTCTAACGTATGGATGCTCGTTCGAACACGGAAATCAACCCTTTATTGGAGTATCTTACATTAACATGATAAACTTCCTGACAGATCTAGCGGAGAGCACAAAGAGAGCTGGACTCTTATCGTTAATAATAGTGAATGGACATGGAGGTAATGAAAGCCTTCTTGATGTAGTAAGAAGGCAAGTAAACTTCGCCAACGATAAGTTTAAGGTATACTTGTTTTCCATGGTTGGAAGGGACAAGGGTCTATTCAACGTTATTGATATGCACGCCGGTTCAGTTGAGACCTCTAGAATGTTTTTCTTGAAACCATCTTTAGTAAGGATGGAGAAGTTGAAAGAGATAAGGGACTTCTCCGTGAAAGAAGGAGTTTTTCAGACGATAACCACTGATAAAGCTAATCCGTACGGGGTCATAAACGTAGGAGGCGATGTTCAAGTTGATCCTAAGAAAGGGGAGGAGTCCATGAGAAATGCGTACGCTGATCTAGAATCGCTATTTCTCAGAGTGAAACAGTCTTTGGCTATCAATGAAGGATAA
- a CDS encoding FAD-binding oxidoreductase, with protein sequence MTLNVERLKMLDVHFSTSIEDRLNSVRGLDKEQGKIPDAIVFPRDEDEVLKVVELALEEHIPLVPRGGGVSSAGGIVMKKGGIMVDMRRMKGIQAGKGEVMVEAGSGYVFNARVYPTLWKHATVGGNFCGGSWGIGSMEYGLNWDQVLEVRMANPRGKMTTLRGGDVKVAAHAEGTTGIVTRLRLMTRESVPIVSKIIMFNGLEEAITFTRKLYEEVPPLYHMVLRSPEIAHLTLGPDKWHLVIAYQKGRDVEIQGEDGKVIWENRDKFFAGAYMENFNYFEYSTYHLPLESFGESLRKASSMGAISEVEFANDFKAHLDFMGTSDVMDKISAMMGKSSFDVNDVFINSRLSRDHIQKIMWYKRAYDKEDLFNPGKVKF encoded by the coding sequence ATGACATTAAACGTTGAAAGGTTGAAGATGCTGGACGTTCATTTCTCCACATCCATTGAGGATAGACTAAACTCTGTCAGAGGATTAGACAAAGAGCAAGGAAAAATACCTGATGCTATCGTTTTCCCCAGAGATGAGGATGAAGTTTTGAAGGTTGTGGAGTTGGCATTGGAGGAGCACATTCCTCTAGTTCCTAGGGGAGGAGGAGTTAGCAGTGCAGGAGGAATAGTGATGAAGAAAGGAGGTATCATGGTTGACATGAGACGAATGAAAGGAATTCAGGCTGGAAAAGGAGAGGTAATGGTAGAAGCTGGATCAGGCTATGTGTTCAACGCTAGAGTTTATCCAACCTTGTGGAAACATGCTACTGTAGGAGGGAACTTCTGCGGAGGATCATGGGGAATCGGATCAATGGAATATGGTCTAAACTGGGATCAGGTTCTTGAAGTGAGAATGGCAAACCCAAGGGGGAAGATGACGACGTTGAGGGGAGGGGACGTGAAGGTTGCAGCTCATGCTGAAGGAACAACAGGCATAGTAACTAGGCTAAGACTAATGACCAGGGAAAGCGTTCCGATAGTCTCTAAGATAATTATGTTTAATGGTTTAGAGGAAGCCATAACTTTCACGCGGAAACTATACGAGGAAGTTCCTCCTCTGTATCATATGGTACTACGATCTCCTGAAATAGCACATTTAACGTTAGGCCCAGACAAGTGGCATCTAGTTATAGCATATCAAAAAGGTAGAGACGTGGAAATTCAAGGAGAAGATGGAAAGGTAATATGGGAAAATAGGGATAAGTTCTTCGCCGGAGCTTACATGGAAAACTTCAACTATTTTGAATATTCCACATATCATCTACCTTTAGAGAGCTTCGGAGAAAGCCTTAGGAAAGCGTCGTCCATGGGAGCCATAAGTGAGGTTGAGTTCGCCAATGACTTCAAGGCTCATTTGGACTTCATGGGAACTAGTGACGTCATGGATAAAATCAGTGCGATGATGGGGAAGTCCTCCTTCGATGTAAACGATGTTTTCATAAACTCCAGACTATCTAGAGATCATATACAGAAGATAATGTGGTATAAGAGGGCTTACGACAAGGAAGACTTGTTCAACCCAGGTAAAGTTAAGTTCTAA
- a CDS encoding FAD-binding oxidoreductase, protein MNNFLSSKLSREVKVIDDPKVVAEKSRDFSHTSPFLLEKMKKHKADVVVLPQSEEDVLKVVELALEEHIPLVPRAGGRNNVGGVIPLKGGIIVDLSYLTSLSVDNNEVIAGAGSLFSQEGKLLFSPRVYPSTFSEGATVGGFFSGGSGGIGEFKYGRNWDHVLEVRMVNPRGKMTTLRGGDVKVAAHAEGTTGIVTRLRLMTRKNDNDVPIMLEFDSLKESLNFVESLFDGDYPIYHVTLRSPQMSKLSENITGVSTNKWNLMVVCEGECPFHGNLKAGAKVWEKRFLFFGGTITTAMGAYKRRMYYMVKDIPLEETLEKLTKVSETDAMIADVEFDVGRSSHPFVLTDSPSTYKQVGEILGGTNFDLNSIRINDRLKPDHLHRIMWYKRAYDKEDLFNPGKVEI, encoded by the coding sequence ATGAATAACTTCTTATCAAGTAAATTAAGTAGAGAAGTAAAAGTAATAGATGATCCTAAGGTTGTAGCTGAGAAGTCAAGGGACTTCAGCCATACTTCTCCTTTCCTCCTCGAGAAAATGAAGAAACACAAGGCTGACGTTGTAGTATTACCTCAGAGTGAGGAAGACGTTTTGAAGGTGGTGGAGTTGGCATTGGAGGAGCACATACCCCTTGTCCCAAGAGCAGGCGGCAGAAACAACGTAGGTGGAGTCATACCATTGAAGGGAGGAATAATAGTTGACTTGTCTTATTTAACGTCGCTCTCAGTCGATAACAACGAAGTTATTGCTGGAGCAGGTTCTCTATTCTCTCAAGAAGGAAAGCTTCTCTTCTCTCCTAGGGTATATCCTTCCACCTTCAGTGAAGGGGCTACAGTGGGAGGTTTCTTCTCTGGAGGGTCTGGTGGAATAGGTGAATTCAAATATGGAAGGAACTGGGACCACGTTCTTGAAGTGAGAATGGTAAACCCAAGGGGGAAGATGACGACGTTGAGGGGAGGGGACGTGAAGGTTGCAGCTCATGCTGAAGGAACAACAGGCATAGTAACTAGGCTAAGACTAATGACCAGGAAAAACGATAATGATGTTCCAATAATGTTAGAGTTCGATTCCCTTAAAGAATCACTTAATTTCGTTGAATCCTTATTTGACGGTGATTATCCAATATACCACGTAACATTAAGATCTCCTCAAATGTCAAAGCTGTCAGAGAACATTACGGGTGTCTCAACAAATAAATGGAACTTGATGGTAGTATGCGAGGGAGAATGCCCTTTCCACGGAAACTTGAAGGCAGGCGCTAAAGTATGGGAAAAGAGGTTCTTGTTCTTCGGCGGGACCATCACCACTGCAATGGGCGCATATAAGAGAAGGATGTATTACATGGTGAAGGACATACCACTTGAAGAAACTTTAGAGAAGCTGACCAAGGTTTCGGAAACCGACGCAATGATAGCCGATGTTGAGTTCGATGTAGGAAGATCATCGCATCCTTTCGTTTTAACTGACTCTCCATCAACTTACAAACAAGTGGGGGAAATTCTGGGAGGGACTAATTTCGACTTGAACAGCATCAGAATAAACGATCGACTAAAGCCAGACCACTTACATAGAATTATGTGGTATAAGAGGGCTTACGACAAGGAAGACTTGTTCAACCCAGGTAAGGTGGAAATATGA
- a CDS encoding amidohydrolase family protein encodes MIISGVKTPTPDGITEVEVEIEGERIKKIGKSLLGEEKKNYHGMLLIPGGVDNHVHIYKRYLRVPTSDTVKDSTKAAIYGGTTTVIDFAFADHSPNVEERISHFQESLTNFSFHIFADNWSDNVEKYSKFFNSVKYMMVDYAKLKPSLSGLKKISEKLNGYVMVHAEDHELISTLSCGKRGSPSLHALVRPEETEWISVLRAKLLVRQGLVAHVSSGFTLELKGNMKAETTLHHLILSKEVYDRENAHRYVTSPPARDPEELWKRINMIDMIATDHNWFDSSIKDSNREFPNLVPGLPGVELRVPMIITEFMRRGLPLYKAVELLSVNPAKMNALDTGKIEEGYRADLVIYDTNMKWKITAENTHMADWTPYEGYEVIGKPRYVFRNGDLVLDDGEIKEGKGKLLRRTDID; translated from the coding sequence GTGATAATAAGCGGAGTAAAGACTCCTACCCCGGATGGGATCACCGAGGTAGAAGTTGAAATAGAAGGAGAAAGGATAAAGAAAATAGGGAAGTCACTGTTGGGTGAAGAGAAAAAGAACTACCACGGCATGTTATTGATTCCGGGCGGGGTTGATAATCATGTACACATTTACAAGAGATACTTACGAGTACCTACCTCTGACACAGTTAAGGATAGCACGAAAGCAGCAATATATGGAGGAACAACCACTGTAATTGACTTTGCATTTGCAGATCACAGTCCTAACGTGGAAGAGAGGATTTCCCATTTCCAGGAAAGTTTGACAAATTTCTCCTTCCATATATTCGCAGACAATTGGAGTGATAACGTAGAAAAATACTCTAAGTTTTTCAATTCCGTTAAATACATGATGGTAGATTACGCTAAGCTTAAGCCATCATTGTCGGGATTGAAAAAGATATCTGAAAAACTCAACGGTTACGTTATGGTTCATGCCGAAGATCATGAGCTGATTTCCACGCTTTCCTGCGGTAAAAGGGGAAGTCCCTCGCTTCATGCGTTAGTTAGACCTGAGGAAACTGAATGGATTTCAGTCCTAAGGGCAAAACTGTTGGTGAGGCAAGGTTTAGTTGCTCACGTTAGCTCGGGATTTACGTTGGAATTAAAGGGGAATATGAAAGCTGAGACTACTCTTCATCACCTAATCCTAAGCAAGGAAGTTTACGACAGGGAGAACGCTCATAGATACGTTACTTCTCCTCCAGCTAGAGACCCTGAAGAGTTATGGAAGAGAATTAACATGATAGACATGATAGCTACTGATCATAACTGGTTTGATTCTTCAATTAAGGACTCTAATAGGGAGTTTCCAAATCTAGTTCCGGGGTTGCCTGGTGTTGAACTCAGGGTACCCATGATTATCACGGAATTCATGAGAAGAGGATTACCTCTATATAAGGCTGTGGAACTGCTCTCCGTTAATCCGGCTAAAATGAATGCTTTAGATACAGGTAAGATAGAGGAAGGATATAGGGCTGACCTTGTAATATACGATACGAACATGAAATGGAAGATAACTGCAGAAAATACTCACATGGCTGACTGGACACCGTATGAGGGATACGAGGTTATAGGAAAACCAAGGTATGTTTTCAGAAACGGTGACCTTGTCCTGGATGACGGTGAGATAAAAGAAGGAAAAGGTAAACTATTGAGGAGGACAGACATTGATTGA
- a CDS encoding metallophosphoesterase, producing the protein MPFQTKILFVSDIHGSETVFRKSLNAAKMYKANYLIFGGDLFSKDFVPVIMEGSSRLSLEGNEVDVNQLMEIGKKSGKIPLVMTKEEYHEATSNKKYMLSLVERELEKQASQWVKIFHEKMDGSGIEVFWNTGNDDPLGIDDTLSSFGIEIIEGKVKQIEDLNLVSSGYVNPTPYNSYREIPDSTLFLKLDSMMKQVKEGDIILNAHAPPIDTKLDMAIGKDRKRYHVGSKAVRDIIETYKPIVGLHGHIHESGATDKLGNTRIGNPGSFYIDGILSAIYLVLEREVKGKGAIVSKTYKVKTMDIIRG; encoded by the coding sequence ATGCCGTTCCAAACGAAGATTTTGTTCGTAAGTGACATACACGGGTCAGAGACAGTATTCAGGAAATCCTTAAATGCAGCGAAGATGTATAAGGCGAATTACTTGATCTTCGGAGGAGATTTGTTCTCCAAGGATTTCGTCCCAGTTATAATGGAGGGAAGCAGTAGACTCTCTCTGGAAGGGAATGAAGTTGATGTTAACCAATTGATGGAGATCGGCAAAAAGTCTGGAAAGATCCCCCTTGTTATGACTAAGGAGGAATACCATGAAGCTACATCTAACAAGAAATATATGTTATCGTTGGTAGAGCGAGAGCTAGAGAAACAAGCATCTCAATGGGTTAAGATCTTTCATGAAAAGATGGACGGAAGCGGCATCGAAGTTTTCTGGAACACTGGAAATGATGATCCACTGGGTATAGATGATACTCTTTCTTCTTTTGGGATAGAAATCATCGAAGGGAAAGTAAAGCAAATTGAGGATTTGAACTTGGTAAGTTCAGGATATGTTAACCCTACACCATACAATAGTTATAGGGAAATTCCAGACTCAACTCTTTTCTTGAAGCTGGACTCCATGATGAAGCAGGTGAAAGAAGGAGACATTATATTGAACGCTCATGCTCCTCCAATCGACACTAAACTTGATATGGCTATTGGTAAAGATAGAAAAAGATATCACGTTGGTTCGAAGGCAGTTAGGGATATAATAGAAACCTATAAACCTATTGTTGGTCTTCATGGGCACATTCATGAATCTGGAGCGACAGACAAGTTAGGAAATACTAGGATAGGTAATCCTGGAAGTTTTTACATTGATGGTATACTTAGTGCCATTTACCTCGTGCTAGAGAGGGAAGTGAAAGGTAAAGGTGCAATAGTGTCGAAAACTTACAAGGTAAAAACAATGGATATAATAAGAGGATAA